The following proteins are encoded in a genomic region of Bubalus kerabau isolate K-KA32 ecotype Philippines breed swamp buffalo chromosome 15, PCC_UOA_SB_1v2, whole genome shotgun sequence:
- the LOC129627795 gene encoding olfactory receptor 51A4-like, whose translation MRDDYAEDPVISLLICSETPKAKDLTILSNVFVTDQSSLKRDASQLPHSILLILTFRSQFLPRLAICNPLRYRSILTSSRVLHIGLAFAFKSILLVLPLPFTLKRLKYCNKHLLSHSYCLHQDVMKLACSDNRVNFYYGLFVALCMMSDSMLIVVSYVFILKTVLGIASHREWLKALNTCVSHICAVLIFYVPIITLALMHRFPKHTPTVAMILMADAFLLVPPLMNPILYCVKTRQIRVKILEKLEKLGLKSK comes from the exons ATGAGGGATGACTATGCAGAAGACCCTGTCATCTCCCTGCTGATATGTTCTGAGACCCCCAAAGCCAAGGACCTTACCAT ACTCTCTAATGTCTTTGTCACAGACCAAAGTTCCCTCAAAAGAGATGCCTCTCAGCTTCCTCATTCTATTCTGCTGATTCTGACTTTCAGATCACAGTTTCTTCCCCGCTTGG CAATTTGCAACCCCCTGAGATACCGCTCCATCCTTACTAGCTCCAGAGTTTTGCATATTGGGTTAGCATTTGCTTTTAAGAGCATTCTCCTAGTTCTTCCCCTCCCTTTCACTTTAAAGAGACTCAAATACTGTAATAAACACCTGTTATCCCACTCCTACTGCCTCCACCAGGACGTCATGAAGCTGGCGTGCTCTGACAATAGAGTTAACTTCTACTACGGTCTGTTTGTTGCACTCTGTATGATGTCAGACAGTATGTTAATTGTTGTCTCCTATGTGTTTATTCTGAAGACTGTATTGGGTATTGCATCTCACAGGGAATGGCTTAAAGCTCTTAACACCTGTGTGTCCCACATCTGCGCTGTGCTCATCTTCTATGTGCCCATCATCACCTTGGCTCTCATGCATCGCTTTCCCAAGCATACACCCACTGTGGCTATGATTCTGATGGCTGATGCATTCTTGCTGGTACCACCCTTGATGAATCCTATCTTGTATTGTGTAAAAACTCGGCAGATTAGAGTGAAGATTctggaaaaattggaaaaactGGGTCTGAAGTCTAAATGA